The Candidatus Zixiibacteriota bacterium genome contains the following window.
AGAGTCAAAGAGAATGAAACACTTTTGCTTGACGGGGAAGGAACGGTTAAAGTCATAAAGAAACTCCCGGACGGGAAGACCATCATAAAATTCAAATCCAAGACCGAGGCGCTGCGGTTGATCGCTTCTCTGGGGCACGTGCCGCTGCCGATATATATCCACCGCCCGGATCAGAAGAGCGATGAGACACGCTATCAGACAGTCTATGCCGACGACCGAAAAGCGAGGGCCGTGGCCGCTCCGACCGCCGGTCTGCATTTCACCGAAAAGATACTGGAGAAAATTGCGGCCAGGGGGGTCAAGATTATCCCGGTCACTCTTCATGTCGGGTATGGCACATTCAAGAGCATAAAGACGGACAATATTGAGGAACACACTATTGACCCGGAATATGCCGAGATTTCAAAATCATCGGCCAACGCCATAAAGAAGATAAGAACCAAAGGGGGAAAGATTTTCGCGGTCGGGACTACTTCAGTTCGCACTCTTGAGTCGGCGGAGATCATTGACGGTCAAATTCAGCCCTATCTTGGCTATATTAATCTTTATATAAAACCGGGACATGATTTCCGGATCGTGGACCATATGATTACAAATTTCCATCTCCCCAAATCATCATTACTTATTCTTGTCTCCGCTTTTGCCGGACGCGAGATGATCCTGGCGGCATATGAGACGGCTGTTCTGGAAAAATATCGCTTCTACAGCTATGGCGACTGTATGCTGATTCTCTAGTTTTGCCCGGCAAAATAGTTGTTTCCTATCAATTATCAATGAGATATATTTCTGCCATGAAAACGGTGGCATTGATTGTGGCCGGCGGAAGAGGAATTCGTTTTGGGGCTGATATCCCCAAGCAGTTCCGCAACCTTCTGGATCGGCCGCTGCTCTCATGGACCATCATGCAATTTGAACGGGCCGAGAAGGTTGATGAAATTGTCGTCGTGGTTCCGGAAGATTTCCTGCTGTATGCCAACGAGAGGGTGGTCAATCCCTATCCATTCCAGAAAGTAACCAAGATTGTTGTCGGCGGCGAGAATCGCACCGAATCGGTCTCAATCGGATTGAAATCGATTCCTTATTCGACCGGCTATGTGGCCATCCATGACGGCGCTCGCCCGCTGGTCTATCATGGTGATGTCGACCGGGTGATTGAGGTGGCGCAGAGAGATCGCGCGGCCATACTGGCTCGTCCCATTTCGGACACGGTTAAACGAGTCGAAGGGGAATTTATAATTTCGACCCTTGACCGCGCCCGCTTGTTTCTCGCAGAAACACCCCAGGTATTCCAATATGACCTGATAAATACGGCCCATAATAATCCCTCCGGCCCAAAAACAGCCACCGATGATGCTTATCTGGTCGAAATTCTGGGATTCAAAGTCAAAGTGGTTATTCCCGAAAAGCCGAATCTGAAAGTAACCACCGAAGATGATTTGGCGATGGCCAGATATTTTCTGGAGGAGGAGTATGAATCCGGGAATTAGGATAGGAATCGGCTACGATGTCCATGAGCTGATAGTGGGCCGCCCGTTAGTTTTGGGAGGTGTGATCATTCCGCATGAACGCGGTCTGCTGGGACATAGCGATGCCGATGTCCTGCTCCACGCCATTGCCGATTCACTCTTGGGGGCCGCCGGGTTGGGAGATATTGGTATGCATTTTCCCAATTCCGACCCGAAATTCAAGGATATGGCATCGACCAAAATTCTGGCCGAGGTTTTCAGGATGATTGTCAAAAAGGGGTATCAAGTCGGCAATGTGGATGTCGTTGTCAATGCCGAGAAACCGCGGCTCGCTCCCCATATTCCGATCATGCGAGGGAAGATTGCCAGGATACTGGTCACACTGGAGGATGAGATTTCCATTAAAGCGACCTCCAATGAGAAAATGGGATTTGTCGGCCGGGGAGAGGGAATCGCGGCCATTGCAACCGCACTTCTTTATAGAAATAATGGAGCACTCACTACACCTGATAAATAGTTTTCTGGACCGGCTTTTTATCTATGGGCCGTTCTGGATTTACCTGGCCCTATTTGCGGCAGCCTTCATTGAAAACATCGTTCCCCCTTTCCCGGGCGACATGTTTACATTGGCGGGGGGGGCTCTTTCCGCTGCCGGGCGATTAAATATTATCCTGGTTTTTTTGGTTATTTACCTGGGTGGCATCTGTTCGATGATGGCCATTTATTATTTCGGGGCGAATTATGGCCGAGAATTTTTCCTGAAGAAAAACTACTCTTTCTTTTCGGCCAATGATATACTGAGGCTGGAGGCTTGGTTTGCCAGAAAAGGTGCCCCGTTGCTCATCTTCAACCGCTTCGTTGTCGGCGGCCGGGCACTTATAGGATTAGTAGCCGGGATAGGGCGATACAATCCTGCCAGAATGTGCCTTTTCACTTCGATTTCCTTCTGGCTCTTCAACAGCATACTTCTTTTCAGCAGTTACATTTTTTTCGTCAAATTCGAGACAATTGCTTATTATTTTCATTTATATGAGAGGATCGTCTGGCCCATAATAATAATATTGGTTGCCGCATTTATAATCGTGAAGCTACTGAAAATGAGAAGAAATGGAAAAAAATAGATTAAAGATCCTTGTCCTGGCCGGAGGATTGTCGGAGGAGAGGGATGTCTCCCTGGCCTCGGCCGAAGCCATTACCGAATCACTAATCAGGCTCGGCCACGAAACCCACGTCATCGATTCTGCTTCAGGAAAGTCGCTGCTGAATCACGAGGGGCGCTACCTGTATGAAAAAAATAATGAATCCTCATCCAAAATTGCTCTCAAACAGGCCGGCAGTTTCGCGCTGACTCAGTCGCTCCATGCCGTCGAATACAGAGATATCGATCTGGTTTTTCTTGCCCTGCATGGCGGAACCGGCGAGGATGGCACTATCCAGGCCCTTCTGGAGCTGGCCAAGAAAAAATATACCGGATCCGGTGTGCTCACCTCGGCGGTGGCGATGAATAAGGCCTTTGCCAAAAATCTTCTGCGGTATGAAAATTTTCCCACGCCCGGCTGGTTACTCCTAAAAATTCCGCCTGATGACCGGTTTGAGGCTTGCATATCTAAGATCATTTCAAAATTCAAATTTCCATTAATCGTCAAGCCGAATGATTCCGGCTCTACGGTGGGGTTGACCCTGGTCAAACAGGAATCGGGCCTTCCCGAAGCCCTGGCGAAAGCATTTGCCGTCTCCCGCGAAGTGCTTATAGAGGAGTATATCAAGGGGCGCGAGATAACGGCTGCGGTTCTGGATGGGATGTCCCTGCCTCTGGTAGAAATAATCCCGACCAATGAATTGTATGATTACCAGTGCAAATATACGAGGGGGAAATCGCAGTATATCTGCCCGGCGGTGATACCGGATGAAATTACCTCCGAGATACAATTTTTGGCTGCTCGCGCCTGCGAAGTGATTGGCTGCAGCGGCCTGACCCGGGCAGATTTTATTCTTGATGAAACGAACCACCCCTACTTTCTGGAAGTCAATACCCTGCCGGGGATGACCGAGCTTTCGCTGGCTCCTATGGCGGCCAAAGAAGCAGGTATCAGCTTTGACCAATTGGTCGAAAGAATCTGCCGTGCGGCCCTTAGGAAATGAGGGTTGATTGAAAATGAAAATCGACGGGATACTTTTCGACCTTGGCTCCACCCTTATAGAAAATGAAAATATCCCCTGGCCGGAATTGCATTTACTTTGCCTGAACGCGGGCTATCAATTCCTCAGAAAAGAGAATTATCCTGTTTCGCCGCTGGAGAATTTTACCGATAACTATCTGAACATCCGCAGTCATTTTCGGGACAGAGCGGGCATTTCTCTTCAGGAGTGGGTAGTAACTGATGCCATAAAAGAGCTGCTTCAAACGGACGGACTCGATGGCGGCCCCGGTTTGGCGGCAGAATTCTTTGAAGCATATTATCAATCGGTGGCCGAGCAACTGACCATATTTGAGGATACCCTTCCCGTGCTCGCCGAACTCAGGAAACAAGGGAAAAAGCTGGGATTAATTTCCAATACTATTTTCCCGGAAAATTACCATCAGCGGGAATTAGAACGATTTGGCCTTCAGGGCTTTTTCGATTTCACGATTTTCTCGTCTTCTTTCGGTTTTCGCAAACCTCACGCCTCGATTTACCTTAAGGGGATTGAGTTACTTGAGTTGCCGACGGGAAATATCCTTTTTGTCGGAGACCGATATATTGAAGATTATATTGGGCCCCGGGCGGTTGGCTTGCAGGCGATGATAAAGTTTCGCGAGGGCCGCGATTACCCGGACCCGATGCCGTCGGGTCTTATTGTTCTGAAAACCCTTTCGGAATTGCTCCATTATATTCAGGATTGAATTGACGATCGGGTCTCTTATGAGTAAATTAGGCTAATTATAGAATTGGGAAGATAAGGGAGTTTTGCTTTGGACAGTACAGAAACCTTGTTGAAAGAAATCACAGATGCCAATGGCGTCTCCGGCTTTGAGTCCGGTGCTGCAGAAGTAATGGTTCGCTATTTGAGAGGATTTGCCGAGGTCAAATATGACAAGCTCGGCTCGGTGATAGGGAAGAAGGCGGGCAGCGCCGAAACCCCGCGTGTGCTTCTGGCGGGGCATCTCGATGAAATCGGATTCATGGTCAAGGAGATAACCAAAGAGGGATTTATCAAATTCCTATCGCTCGGAGGATGGTGGGGGCATGTAACGCTGGGACAGCGGTTCTGGGTTATCACATCTAAAGGGCCGGTTCTGGGCGTGGTAGGCTCGCGGCCGCCTCATTTGCTTCAGCAGAAGGACAGGGAAAAGGTGCTGGAAATTTCCGATATGTATATCGATGTCGGCGGCATGCAGAAATATGATATTACCAAGAAGCTGGGAGTCAGGGTAGGCGACCCGATTGTTCCGGATTCGAAATTTACTATTATGAACAATCCGCAGATTTATATGGCTAAGGCCTTTGATAATCGTGCCTCTTGCGCTCTGGTGGTCGATGTCATCCGCTATTTCAAGAAGATGGCGCATCCTAATACTATTTTTGGTATCGGCACGGTTCAGGAGGAGGTCGGAACCCGAGGCGCCATGACGGTTGCCTATCAGGTCGATCCCGATGTGGCCATTATCGCCGATGTCGGCATTGCCCAGGATATGCCGCCTGATGGATACAGCAAGGCGGAAAGACTCGGCAACGGGCCGGCCATTCTTATTTATGACGCCGGCATGATTCCCAATCAGAGACTTCGCCATCTGGTCATCAAAACGGCCGAGGAAAACAAAATTCCCTTCCATCTGACTTCCATGGAAAGAGGTGCAACCGACGGTCGGGAGATTCATAAGAGCCGCTCCGGGGTTCCCTCCATCTGCATCGGCGTTCCGGTGAGGTATGTCCATTCCCATAACAGCATTATGTACCGGGGCGATTACGACAACACGGTGAAATTGATTGCCGCGCTAATCAAGAAATTGAACCGGAAGACCGTCGATTCCCTGACGGCTGTATAAGCAGGTTGATATGACTTTACGATTCTTCAATACTCTGACGCGAACGGTCGAGGAATTCCGGCCTCTTGAGGAAGGACATGTCCGGATGTATACCTGCGGGCCTACGGTCTACAATTTTGCCCATATCGGCAACTACCGCGCCTATACTTTCGAGGATCTATTGCGGCGATATCTCAAATTCAAAGGATATCGGGTGACCCAGGTGATGAATTTAACCGATATCGATGACAAAACCATCAAAGGCTGCATGGAAAAAGGTCTCACTTTAAATGAATATACCGCTCCTTATAAGAAAGCCTTTTTTGATGACATAGATGCGCTTGGGATCGAGCGGGCGGAACACTATCCTGAGGCTACAAAGCATGTCGAGGAAATGGTCGCGTTGGTCAAGAAATTGATAACCAACGGACTGGCCTATGAGATAGGGGGAAATTACTATTTCCCGATCTCCAAATTCCCCGAATACGGCAAACTTTCTCACCTTGACCTTTCCAGCCTGAAAGCGGGCGCGCGTGTCGCCAGCGATGAGTATGAGAAAGAATCAGTATCCGATTTTGCCCTCTGGAAGGCCTGGGATGAGAAGGATGGCGATGTTTTCTGGGAAACGGAACTGGGGAAAGGACGCCCGGGATGGCATCTCGAGTGCTCGGTTATGTCGATGAAGTATCTTGGCGAGACATTTGATATACATACCGGCGGTGTCGATAATATGTTTCCGCATCATGAGAATGAAATCGCCCAATCCGAGGGAGCCAACGGGAAGAAGTTTGTGAATTACTGGCTTCACTGCGAGCATTTGATTGTCGACGGCCGGAAAATGTCAAAGTCGCTGAATAATTACTATACCTTGCGTGATATTCTGGAAAAGGGTAATCCGGCGGTTGCGGTCCGGGTTGTTCTGATCGCCACCCATTACCGTCAGCAATTGAATTTCACTTTCGAGGGTCTGGTGGCGGCTAAAAATGGTCTGGAACGATATAATGATTTCTACAATAACCTGCGTGATTATGGCGGGGGCGAGTCGGCGGGCGAGGCCGGGGCGATCATTAAGAAGGTGCTTGCGGGATTTGAGGAAGCACTTGATGATGACCTGAATATTTCGGCTGCATTGGGAGAAGTATTCGATTTTATCCGTGATATTAACCGTCTCAAAGCGGAAAATAAGCTCTCTATTGAGGAGCGCGACCGCGCTCTGGCCGCCTTGCAGCGGATTGATTCGGTCTTGAATTTTCTTATCCTTAAAGGTACCGGCATTGACAGTCATATCGAAGCGCTTATTTCCGAGCGCACTGAGGCGAAGAAAAGGCGCGATTTCGCCGGAGCGGATAAAATCCGCAGCCGGTTGCTGGAGATGGGAATAATCCTTGAGGATACTCCCTCTGCTACCAAGTGGAAAAGAAAAATGTAGAATCAATTTTTCCGACTCATGGTAGGGGTAATATCTTTATAAGTGTGTAAAAACGACAAGAGGTGTATCCTTAAGATTTACAAGCTGATTCAAAAGGAGACACCTAATGTCGTATAACGAGTTAGATTTTAGCAGGAGAAACATAGTCTTTGCGCTTTCGGAAGT
Protein-coding sequences here:
- the queA gene encoding tRNA preQ1(34) S-adenosylmethionine ribosyltransferase-isomerase QueA, with protein sequence MNISLFDYNLPEAHIAYQPARRRDSSKLMVLDRATGDTVHKKFPAIIDYLNPGDGLVINNTKVFKARLFARRPTGGKVELFLLEEIKYEGTNCWQVLTHPTRRVKENETLLLDGEGTVKVIKKLPDGKTIIKFKSKTEALRLIASLGHVPLPIYIHRPDQKSDETRYQTVYADDRKARAVAAPTAGLHFTEKILEKIAARGVKIIPVTLHVGYGTFKSIKTDNIEEHTIDPEYAEISKSSANAIKKIRTKGGKIFAVGTTSVRTLESAEIIDGQIQPYLGYINLYIKPGHDFRIVDHMITNFHLPKSSLLILVSAFAGREMILAAYETAVLEKYRFYSYGDCMLIL
- the ispD gene encoding 2-C-methyl-D-erythritol 4-phosphate cytidylyltransferase — its product is MKTVALIVAGGRGIRFGADIPKQFRNLLDRPLLSWTIMQFERAEKVDEIVVVVPEDFLLYANERVVNPYPFQKVTKIVVGGENRTESVSIGLKSIPYSTGYVAIHDGARPLVYHGDVDRVIEVAQRDRAAILARPISDTVKRVEGEFIISTLDRARLFLAETPQVFQYDLINTAHNNPSGPKTATDDAYLVEILGFKVKVVIPEKPNLKVTTEDDLAMARYFLEEEYESGN
- the ispF gene encoding 2-C-methyl-D-erythritol 2,4-cyclodiphosphate synthase, with amino-acid sequence MNPGIRIGIGYDVHELIVGRPLVLGGVIIPHERGLLGHSDADVLLHAIADSLLGAAGLGDIGMHFPNSDPKFKDMASTKILAEVFRMIVKKGYQVGNVDVVVNAEKPRLAPHIPIMRGKIARILVTLEDEISIKATSNEKMGFVGRGEGIAAIATALLYRNNGALTTPDK
- a CDS encoding DedA family protein, translating into MEHSLHLINSFLDRLFIYGPFWIYLALFAAAFIENIVPPFPGDMFTLAGGALSAAGRLNIILVFLVIYLGGICSMMAIYYFGANYGREFFLKKNYSFFSANDILRLEAWFARKGAPLLIFNRFVVGGRALIGLVAGIGRYNPARMCLFTSISFWLFNSILLFSSYIFFVKFETIAYYFHLYERIVWPIIIILVAAFIIVKLLKMRRNGKK
- a CDS encoding D-alanine--D-alanine ligase, whose amino-acid sequence is MEKNRLKILVLAGGLSEERDVSLASAEAITESLIRLGHETHVIDSASGKSLLNHEGRYLYEKNNESSSKIALKQAGSFALTQSLHAVEYRDIDLVFLALHGGTGEDGTIQALLELAKKKYTGSGVLTSAVAMNKAFAKNLLRYENFPTPGWLLLKIPPDDRFEACISKIISKFKFPLIVKPNDSGSTVGLTLVKQESGLPEALAKAFAVSREVLIEEYIKGREITAAVLDGMSLPLVEIIPTNELYDYQCKYTRGKSQYICPAVIPDEITSEIQFLAARACEVIGCSGLTRADFILDETNHPYFLEVNTLPGMTELSLAPMAAKEAGISFDQLVERICRAALRK
- a CDS encoding HAD family hydrolase → MKIDGILFDLGSTLIENENIPWPELHLLCLNAGYQFLRKENYPVSPLENFTDNYLNIRSHFRDRAGISLQEWVVTDAIKELLQTDGLDGGPGLAAEFFEAYYQSVAEQLTIFEDTLPVLAELRKQGKKLGLISNTIFPENYHQRELERFGLQGFFDFTIFSSSFGFRKPHASIYLKGIELLELPTGNILFVGDRYIEDYIGPRAVGLQAMIKFREGRDYPDPMPSGLIVLKTLSELLHYIQD
- a CDS encoding M42 family metallopeptidase; translation: MDSTETLLKEITDANGVSGFESGAAEVMVRYLRGFAEVKYDKLGSVIGKKAGSAETPRVLLAGHLDEIGFMVKEITKEGFIKFLSLGGWWGHVTLGQRFWVITSKGPVLGVVGSRPPHLLQQKDREKVLEISDMYIDVGGMQKYDITKKLGVRVGDPIVPDSKFTIMNNPQIYMAKAFDNRASCALVVDVIRYFKKMAHPNTIFGIGTVQEEVGTRGAMTVAYQVDPDVAIIADVGIAQDMPPDGYSKAERLGNGPAILIYDAGMIPNQRLRHLVIKTAEENKIPFHLTSMERGATDGREIHKSRSGVPSICIGVPVRYVHSHNSIMYRGDYDNTVKLIAALIKKLNRKTVDSLTAV
- the cysS gene encoding cysteine--tRNA ligase, whose product is MTLRFFNTLTRTVEEFRPLEEGHVRMYTCGPTVYNFAHIGNYRAYTFEDLLRRYLKFKGYRVTQVMNLTDIDDKTIKGCMEKGLTLNEYTAPYKKAFFDDIDALGIERAEHYPEATKHVEEMVALVKKLITNGLAYEIGGNYYFPISKFPEYGKLSHLDLSSLKAGARVASDEYEKESVSDFALWKAWDEKDGDVFWETELGKGRPGWHLECSVMSMKYLGETFDIHTGGVDNMFPHHENEIAQSEGANGKKFVNYWLHCEHLIVDGRKMSKSLNNYYTLRDILEKGNPAVAVRVVLIATHYRQQLNFTFEGLVAAKNGLERYNDFYNNLRDYGGGESAGEAGAIIKKVLAGFEEALDDDLNISAALGEVFDFIRDINRLKAENKLSIEERDRALAALQRIDSVLNFLILKGTGIDSHIEALISERTEAKKRRDFAGADKIRSRLLEMGIILEDTPSATKWKRKM